The region CAGTGGTCTCTACTGGTCTCTATATCATCATGTTCAACACAGTGATAAAAGTTGTATGTTATGGTACAGTATTTCTCATTCAATATATACACTTTTCTCTACATTTATGAACAAAAGTTCAAAAATTTGGGCAGTTTTCAATGTTTTCCAAATCAGTCTGCACGCAAACATtttgtgggtttgtgtgtgtgtgtgtgtgtgtgtgtgtgtgtgtgtgtgtgtgagagagagagagagagagaggggtgggagggtgtgtgtgtggcaaaCAAAGACAATTGGCGTGCAGATCATTTCCTTGTCAAGTTCATTTGACAAAGCAGAGAATTTCAGGTCTGAATCTAgataagagaagaaaagaaggtATGTAACTGAAAACCTTAACAGCAGATCACcacaattatataaaaaaaaactgctttaaCGGTCTTTGATTCGATCGTGTTCACAGgagaatgaagaagaagaagacatttgTATGTGATGAAACAATGATCATCACCATTCCCATTGGGAGTCTGAGGGACGCTGGAGATGGTCAACTGATGCCGGAGAACTTTCAGTGTGTGTACAAAGATTCCTACAAGGTCTTTGCGATCAGAGGGAAACCTAAACCTCTCGGAGTAAGTTGAATTGTCTTTGTGTTCTGCATGATCACAGACTATTTCATGGCTTTATACTTGTATATTTTTGGCTTCAACTTACACACAAAACCTGCAGCATTATAATGCaatatgtttctgttttcttttttattaggCAGCCCAAGCCATCGCTGGTGTGTTCATTGTCACGCTCGGTCTGATCTTTACTCAGACAGATTACGTCATCAAGATCTACACTCTACCCAGTTTTCTGGTAAATAAAATTGCAAAACTACAAATTTAATTAACTCCCATAAGTAAGTAGATAACTGTGAAAATACAATTAGAAACAAATTCTTTAGACATTTCCATTGCTATTTACTTATTGTTAAATAGGGAACAATATATCTGTGCATCTGTTCTTGTACTTCCTTTAGCTTCTGAGACATTTCAATTTCCCCATTCCACAGTATTCACTATTATATTTCTTATCTTATCAATATCTTAGTTtgtggtgtgtggtgtgctgtccTATGCAGCTGGACAATATCCAAACATCCATGTGGTAAGTTAAAAATTAAGTCTTTGTTCACAAGTGAAAAATCATTTACAATAGGTGAATTAGAGgtgatttaaatttaaataatggCATGTACTGACTGAATACTATTATTCTGGATAGtgtaatatttgtattgtttctaatagttttttttttttaggatgttATTTTTCTGACCAGATTTCTTCTTTAAACTTATTTACTCTTTTGAACCTAACAGGATTCATTTCAGTTTGATTGAGATTTAGATAATCCAAACCCACATTTTTATTTCCTactgtaaatatgaaataatgcGTGGGAGAATTCCTTCAAAAACATGGATTGTATGTAGTAAAAATTGTGAGATTTGCAGAATAACTAAAACATAGTGACATAGTATAACATGTTATTTAAAGTTAACGTGTTACTTAACATCAGCAGTAGAAGTGGATGAGATATTAAAAATACTTGAAGTGAGTAGTGAAGTTTCAATTATGTTTGCCATCCAGTTAGGCTTTGAACTGGTGTTTTTAAGTTATTGTTCTTTGTTAAATTGCACcaataaatgaatgattgtAATTAACAAATTAGAATTCTAAGaactttgtactttttttttttttcttctttggttCCTAATTATTATTCATGTCTGTTTCACCTTCTAGACGAAGCTGTCATTCTCTCTGAACATCATCAGCCTCTTCTGGTCAATTGCGGCAGTTTGTATCTGCTTGATCCATCTTCATGTTCCACCAGGATATCGCATGTCACAGGTCCATGAAGGAATCAAGGGACTGATTTTGACTCTGCTGATTGTTGAAAAGTTAATCGCCCTTTTCTTGATCTACTGGTTGAGTAAAGCTGTATGCAGGCAACATTTCAACACTTTGGTATGTGAATTTCTTTTCACACGGGAACTGCATATAAGAGGAAGTACTGTAGATTATGTGTAACTATAGTGGTTCCTTTTCTCCGCAGCCCATCATACTGCTGAAACAGGGAGACTGAGACTTGATGGAGCTCAACAAGCCAATGACCCACCGGCTATTTACATGGTACCTATAATTTCCTTATTGTATGCAGAGTGTATAAAACCCTATCAGTGTCATATACCCCTCAATATACAACTATTCATTTCAGAAGTAGTACAgtattttgtttgtgtacatCTACCTGTTTATTGCTGTTTAATCATTTTATAACAGTATAGaccattaataaaaaaagaagtattgGTGTTACCTTTGGTTTCTAAGTCCCGGAGAACATTGTATTGTCTCAACTCCTGGAAGTTTAGATCATATTTTAAAACTCCTTGTATTGTGAtcattgtttgcttttattCTGTTCTCTGTGAATCACTTTGTATCTTTGTTTTGGGCaaataaatatgattattttatttgttaatgCTTCGTTTGTCTTCTTGTGGACCTATAACACATTTCCCTACTTTGGACAATACCAGataacagttaaaaaaaaaataattaactgGTTTTAAGATCAGCAACATATGCAAATCATCCCCAAGATAGTAAATCTACATTTGGTATCagttagaaaaataatgtaacacatttttttatcatacaTTTGCTACAAATGAAATAATCATAAGATACAATAATCAAGTGGAAGTATGAGACAAATCACTTTCTACGTGGTGAGCTACTACAatgaaaaaatcaataattgCCATACAAACTTAAAGTTAATAGGCAATTTTGTAAACAATTTTCCAAAACAGCTCTGCAGCTAATTTAAAGAAGTGGATCCTCTAGTACAAAAATGCTTTATGCAACCTTATTATAATTCTTTTTGTGTAAATTCCCCTGTATAGCCAGACAAAGCCGGATGAAAGGTAATGCCGTCCCGTTAATCATTCACGTCCACTCCGCCTTAATGAACTTGTGGGAtcatatttcaaaatgacaattTATGCATCTTTAGATGGTTTCTCAAGTATTAGATATAGCCCTTACTCATCTGAATTTACACATCTTATGTATTCTGACGCCTTGTGATTTTCTTAAATTTTACACACAAGTCTCACTTTTATAACATGGATAAAAGTTATCAATGTGAATTAAATACAGTAAAGTTATCTTTCATTGAGCTCACAATAACATAAATCTTGAATTTACATAATAAAGCATAAAGGCCAAAAACTTAAACTCCTTTAAGGATATATATTTCAGTTTAAAATAAAGTGCTATTGTATTACTGCCAGTAGTGGAATGTAATtaactacatttactcaagtactgtattttagtacaattttgaggtactttgagtatttccattctctgttactttatacttctactccattatacatctcagaggtaaatattgcactttttattgcattacatttatctgacagctttggTTAGGCTActttacagattattattttgtatcaatATTCTGAATCAACTAAtacaatttatatttatatttttgtagattAAATTGCTCAGCAGTTATGAATTACAATTTGCCACACCATAACgagctgcaatattaatgtgatgTACTGTAAtgtcaataattataatccaattatatatatatatatatatatatatatatatatatatatatatttctgacaTGGGCCtttttacataataataattacttttgatattttaagtatattttgattgtaatacttttgtacttgtactaaagtaagattttgaatgcaggacttataacagagtatttttacagtgtagtattattatatgtgtcaaaaaataatttaaaaaaataacaaatttaaataataaaataataataataatataaaataaaaaataacttttcaaaTCTCTTTGCACTTCTTTCCTAAAATACCAGAAATTACAAATAACAGTAAATCTTTAGAAAATTGGTGCCCATGTTAGTTCTTGCTGCTCTGAATGAAACATGATGGGGACCCCTGCTGGGAGCTCAggatgttttctggtttcagtGACATGTGAAGCCACGAGAGGCCGCATGGGggagatgaacacacacacaatcaagtGAAGTAAATTCACCTTTCAGTGAAGGATGTACTCACAGGAAACACATTCATTTGACATTCAAATAACTGCACTGTGTTTAGCCTGATATGTTCAAGTTCTCCAAACCTGTAGGgcttacatatatatatttagaatattaatTCAGGGGTTGTTTTTACACAGTGTCCCTGTAAAAcgtcaacactcagtacttcCCCACTACATGAGACATGCAGACAGAGTAGACAGTAACTTTCTACTGATGCACAGAGAGACATCACTACATGCAATGTAATTTTCCATTACAGTACTTACAGAAGTCATGCTTTTAAGTCCTTGCATGGAGGTCACGCTAAAACCAATCATAGCAGCATGGAGCACATGATGTGAACTCTTCCGCTTTGGGACACTCCCTACTAACAGAAGGGCACCAATCACAATCAAAAGAGAACagttttatgttatgttatgttatgttatcttaTCTCGTATTGTTTTGATATTCCACAGTATTCACTATTATATCACTAATATACTATTATTCTGGATagtataatatttgtattgtttctaatagttttttttttttttaggatgttATGTTTCTGATCAGATTTCTACTTTAAACGTATTTACCCTTTTTAACCTAAGTAACAgaattcatttcagtttcatTGAGATTTAGATAATCCAAACCCAAATTTTTTTCTCCTactataaatatgaaatatggcGTGGGAGAAATCCTTCAAAAACATGGATTGTATGTAATAAAGATTATGGGATTTGCAGGATAACTAAAACATAGTGACATAGTATAAGATTTTATCTAAAGTTTACGTGTTACTTAACATCAGCAGTAGAAGTGGATGAGAAATTAAAAGGTGTGTGTAGCCTGATATATGTTCAAGTTCTCCAAACCGGTTGGCTTACATATTTTTAgaatattaagataagataagagataagatattcctttattagtcccgcagtggggaaatttgcagtgtacagcagcaaaggggatagtgcaaaaaacaagatgcatcagctaacacagtaaaaaagagctaaacaaagtgtaacaaaatatgaaccatttaaatagaataaagtataaaaaaaggagcagtatatacagtattgacaataaacagactattaaagggactgtttgtaactttttacaggtacaAATCTGCCGGCTCAggatcccatgcacgctcgctcCCATGCTTGCctttactcacacacaccacgcgcattctcgctgtctcgctccacctctacacgtgcatgcgcgctcactacacactgcagaagagttagtagctctgagaatatctagtgaatgtacagtggacgtttgcgcagaaataactgctgcagctcctccagaccaacagaggtttcccgtgtcttgtgaaagtgacggggctccgtaGCGataaacgttatcgtctccgaccgggtcgGGAGGCAataacgtttcttttcctgcttcagccccggaggctgaagcaggaaaagccaacactaggatcagcattgattcatggagagaccagcgtctggtcagctaacattactgccaagcaggtgaaatatagagtgatattgtggttttagctgacgtgtgtcacctcactgttttgagcgatgctcgttcatgtctatgtagagcgagcaagcgcgagcccgacggtgactttcgttgacttaacggccacagatgtcgctgttaaagggactatttgtaactttcagaaatgcttgttaacagcgacacctgtggccttgaaatcaacgaaagtcagcgtcgagctcgcatttgctcgctctaaatagacattgacaagcatcgctcaacacagtgaggcgacacacgtcagctaaaagcacaatatcactctatatttcagctgcttggcagtaatgttagctgaccagacgaaggtctctccatgaatcactgctgatcctagtgttggcttttcctgcctcagcgcaggctcaggcagcggggctcctcaacgagttacgttatcgcctcccgaccgcagccggcaccCCCCAGGGAGAcgccggcacccggtcggtaacgagacgacgaCGTAACACGTGGAGGAGCCCCGTCaattcacaagacacggaaaacctctgttggtctggaggagctgcagcatttatttctgctcaaacgtcccctgtgcattcactagatattctcagagctaaactaactcttctgcagtgtggagtgagcacgcgTTCACTGCcagtagaggtggagcgagtacgcgagcacgcgcgctctgtctgagtgaaggtgagcaggcagcggagacgaggctccggccacacgcgagcacgcatatgcgaacgtgtggcgacccgctacatttatacgcttaaaaagttacaaacgggcggctggttagctcagtcggtagagcgagcgcccatgtatcgccaaggctctgtcccttgcagcggtggacccgggttcgaatccggcctgtggtcctttccgcatgtcaattctctctctccccctatcaataaaatgcttaaaaaatgcccccaaaaaaataacattaaaaaaaaaaaaaaaaaaaaaaaagttacaaacagtccctttaacaagaATTTCTGAAAGtgacaaatagtccctttaacaaaattgcacaagtggaaaatgatattgcacagtgagaatgaaagaACCTCCACCTCAAAATATCAGATTATTATCAATTCACAGTTTAagattgttaattgatttagtAGTTAAAGAAGTGTCATGCTTTTAAGTCCTCGCGTGGAGGTCATGCTATAAACACTCATAGCAGCAGGAGCGCATGATGAGGGCGGGAGGGCATCATGAGGAGGGTATGTGTGAACTCTTCCTGCTTTGGGGACACTCCCTACTAACATGAACACCAATCACAATCAAAAGTGAACAAGTTATCTCTAAAACTGTCTTTTTTTAACCCTTTGTTGCTCATTCTGCTCAGCTGTTACATCTACTAGCTTGCTATGTAACCCTATATATGTTAATTGTATAGTGTGCAGTAGCAGTAAGTAGTGGTTGCTTGctgctggtggaggaggaggaggaggaggaggaggaggatcacTTTCTCCTGCTCCTGTGaggacctgctgctgctgctgctggtctctTCATGCTATGGCGTCCGTGTACAGCGGATCCCACACCTTAGACAAGGATGATGTGAACTACAGGATGCATTTCCGAATGATAAACGAGCAGCAGGTTGAAGACATCACCATCGAGTTCTTCTACCGGCCGCACACCATCACGCTGCTGACATGCACGGTGCTCAGTCTGATGTATTTCGCCTTCACAAGGTAAGACGACCGCAGCTAGCtgggttagcttagcatagctaGCTAACGGTGATGCTCTGACTGCAGCAGCTAGCCTTTAGCTGCTCCTCTTTTAATGACTGAAATgaacatttacatgcacatgaAAGCACTGGAATAACTTCCTCAGTGACTATATGTTGCTATcattaataaaaagataataataataaagaaatgtgttaCATAATAGTGCAGTGATGCATGTTTCCTGATATTAGCTACAACAATGTTACATTTACTGTGATTATCTGCTTTAATAACCACATTTTACCCTTTAAATCTACTATATATCACACTTTCATGTGTTGTGTGAATACATGTGAGGCACATGCAGTTGTTGAAGGCATATAAAGCTTATTCTACTTATAATAGGGGTTGTTTATTAACATTATACCACAGTATACCACTGGTGGTGGTATTAaccaacatgtgtgtgtttactctaACCCTGCAGAGATGATGGGAACCCAGACAGTAATCTCTGGGTGGGGCTCATCCTGGTCATTTCCTTCTTCCTTGTCATCAGTGTTTTGGCATTTCCTAACGGTgagcacaaacattattattttcatttagttAAAGTGTGTCTGCATATATAGACATTAATTACCTGAAAGAGCaacataaacattattatttaacataTGACTGACTGCTTTTACAGGAAGAACCTCATTGTGATACTGTGAAAACGAAACCAGGAAGCACAAGTGTCTATGCTTATGggcagtatactgtatgtggaagtagggctgcatgattattaggggtgtaagaaaatatagaaaataaaaggatttttatttattttatttattttattttatttaattgcacatatataaaactgcacaaaatccagtcaattaaaaaaaacaagaaatgtgtcaggagaggtcaagaagccacaggcttatacaaaggatcTCCCctcaaccccaggagaaaaaaaaaacaataacaaaaaaggaagaaagatctaaactaacataattttaaaaacagaaaagtacACAAAAAGTACACAAAATATGCAGGAAAAACCCTAACCAAATAGTTGAAAATAATCCAatacaaacaaatgaaatacatacaaaaaacagtacagaagaaaagaaaaaatatctaaacatatcaaaagataattagacatcatgaattaaatgtgatgataatttccttttaaaatgctctaaggataacgagctcttgataacatgtattttggtgttccatacttatacaccacgatatctgagggagtactggccatgttttgttttgtaaaaaggcaggtgaagatgactaacctgtctagtattatgtgaatgaatttgagaattagatttaaagaagttgctaaacgatgatggttaagaagaaggcaagaacatatagttatatataaacacacatatctggtgaatatttatgtcataaactgaaaTCACGCAgcggctccccaaaagtgaaggtgttggctggctgttagtttaggaggTGCTTGATTTGATAGTTTTCTATGAGCTcagcacacattttaaacgtcaatatcacattcgatcatgttcatttaagtGTGGGAAGTCAAAGTtgtgatcacgattaatattcgattaactGTGCAGCCCTAAGTGAAACAACAATACAAAGGAAAACTGATTTCATTGTTTCGTCGTCACTTGTTGTAGATGATGTATTTGACATAATATCTTTATGTGCCTCACTTTAGGTCCTTTCACCAGACCACATCCAGCAATATGGCGAATAGTCTTTGGTGAGTATTGCTCTCAGAGGgtgaaaactgtttttatttggaGCTTAGATTTCCTTTCCTAACGTcccgtctctctctgctgtaaAGGTCTGAGTGTCCTCTACTTCCTGTTCCTGGTTTTAATCATCTTCCTCAACTGGCGGCAGGTGAAGCAGCTAATGTATTGGTTGGACTCCAACCTGCGTTATGCCAAAAGAGAGGCGGACGTAATGGTGAGTGATGCAGGCTTGCACGGAAAATAATTTTCATATTGATTCACATGCACCAGTTGCGTTCACTAGCAGGGGATTATCAATCACTTTAATGAGACAATCTGTGCTGCTCTCTGCAGGACTATGCGGTGAACTGCCATGTCATCACCTGGGAGAGGATCGTGagccattttgacatttttgcattcAGCCATTTCTGGGGCTGGGGTATGAAGGCCCTGCTCATTCGAAGCTACGGCCTCTGCTGGACCATCAGTATTACCTGGGAGCTTACGGAGGTAAGGAAGCACACACCAGATGAGGTTATCACACACTAAACATCCCGTAGCATCCTGTGGCCTATCACTTTCTCTCTGGCGGCCTGTCTCTCACTCCGTCTTTATTATGGAGAAATTGTAAATTGTAAAATTGTAAAGTGTTTTATCTGGTGTGAAGTTGATGGGTTTTGGCCATTCTCAATACGTTTATATAACCCATATTAGATATTACTGTAGgctaaaaaacagtttttcagatATGATGTAGACTCACAGCCTCCTaatctcctcttcagctcttcTTCATGCATCTGCTGCCTAACTTTGCTGAGTGCTGGTGGGACCAGGTGATTCTGGACATTCTGCTGTGTAATGGAGGAGGCATCTGGCTCGGCATGACTGTCTGCCGCTTTTTGGAGATGAGGACCTACCACTGGGCCAGTATTAAGTATGAACTTGCAATCTGGAAATTAACTACGAGTAACAGTATCCAGTTTTGTGTTCATCTTTAGTCTGTTGGATTTGTGAAGTTAGTTAGAGGTTGTGATAAGGGAAGTGGGGTTTTATATGGTAAGCCTGGTGCATGCATTTCATGTTATCAGCCCTGATTGAATAATAATACATCTAATATATTAGCAGTaaccagaggtggaagaagtactcagatcctttacttaagtaaaagtactaataccacactgtgaaaatacttgaatgtaaaagtcctgcactAAAGTTattagtaaaagtatgtaagtataatcaagaaaatgtacttaaagtatcaaaagtaaaaatactcaatgcagaaaatgtccCCGGTGACTGTTATACtatcatatattatatcatcagattattattattacacatttGTGGAGCTAATTGTATTTTACATAGGGcagcaactaatgattattgtcATTATGATTAATCTGCGGATTCTGcttcagaaaatggtgaaaattcaaaatgaataaaaagtaaataagaaTAATTCAAAggcaaaaaactgaaaatcctcatatttgtgaagctggaaccatgaaatgtttttgcattataaaggatttaaatgattatcaaaatagatacCAATTAGTTTTCTATCAgttaattaatcaactaatcatttaagCTGTACTCATCAATGTCTTAAAATCTTACTAATAATAAGTACTTATTAATAAGTAACTAGTAACttaagctgtcagataaatgtagtgaagtaaaaagtacaatattttcctctgatATGTAATGgactagaagtataaagtagcatgaaaagaCTAAAGTAAAGTTTAAGTActtcaaatttgtacttaaatatagtacttgagtaaatgtatttaattacatTCCACTACTGACAGTAATACATTATCACTTTAATTTaaactgaaatgtaaaatatatcctTAAAGGATAAAATCACAAGCTAAAGAATGTTTATatagttatttaattttttggcCTTTATGCTTTATTATGTAAAttcaagatttattttattttgagccCAATGAAAGGTAGTTTTACCTTATTTAATTGACATTGATAACTTTTATCAATGTTATAAAAGTGAAAATTGTgtgtaatatttaataaaatcagAATACGTAAGATATGTAAATTCAGATGAGTAAGGGCTATCTAGTACATCAAGTAATGCATTTGAGAAACCATCTTAAGATTGCATAAATAGTTGTTTTGAAATATGATCCCACAAGTTCATCAAGGCGGAGTGGACGTGAATTATTAATGTGATGGCATTACTTTCATCCGGCTTTGTCTACTGTACTAACATAATACTTATTGTAAATCTATCTGCATGTCTTTGTAATCCTTCTCCTGCGCTTCCCTTCAAGAGACATCCACTCCACCACAGGGAAGATCAAGCGAGCCGCGTTACAGTTCACCCCTGCGAGCTGGACCTACGTACGCTGGCTTGACCCGAAGTCCTCCCTGCAGCGAGTGATGGGCGTCTATCTGTTCATGATCATCTGGCAGGTGGGTCACTGAGAAATCCTCTCTCGCCATCTCCCCGTGACTAAGTGCTGACTAGTTGGAGATCATCCGGTGTGCTCTGCGTGTTAAGTCCAGGCTAATCTAATTATCTCCTCTCTTGTTGAAATCTAAAACCCGTCTCACACAGATCCATATAATGCACTAGTGTCCTGCTGTCTACACGTTAACAGCTAATCCCATACGGATGAAAGACACACTAGATTAACCGGGAGCAACTTATAGTAATGAGTAAACCGTGGATGGAGAACTTGAGTAAGCTCCATTGCTTTCCACTGGAGAGTCAACTGTGGCTGCCAAATTTCTACCCACTGGAAACCATGGCGATGAAAGCTGctgtttctctcatttttttgtgtggtGATGAAACAACATTgttctcccctctctgtcactCAGGCAACTCTCTTGAGGCTTTAAATAGCAATTACCAGTCTTTGAGAATTAGTTGAAGAGATGGGGGACGTCTCCGCTCTACTCAGCGCGGTGACAGTTTAGCTGCTCTTCACTGGATTCAACCAAACAGGCTCCAGGCCAAATGAGTGAATAACACGGCAGCAGGCCTCCCTCATTATCTTCCAGTGCGGATGAGAGGGACATGGACAGAGTGTCCCCCTAAATGAACTGCTAGTATTGTTGCCAACTACTTTATCCAAGTGTGAGTTGTAGGAGAATCTTTGTTTTGTCAGTGTCCTGGCTGAACTGATCGACCTTTCTggtgcatctctctctgtcataaAGCACAAATTGAGTTCCATTGCCAATAGTTCTTACTAACAgcacacattttgacttgttgAACAAAGGTGTAACTCGAGatgcaatgtttaagtcaagcctgatgtatACACATAAAAGAGTGATCCCAGTCATTTACACActgtgaggcatacagcttattaattaaatactggtatcagatcggtattCGGTATAGGCTGATagccaaagcccaggtatcgctatcgggactgaaaaagttgaatcggtgcatccctcgGTGTGACTAAAACATTAATAATGGCTACATTTCTTATAGTCGGGACAGTTCCAGGGCCCTGTTTTTGTGCACGCAGTCTCACTGGCATGGCTTATTGGTACCTGTTAATGGAGCATAGCTGTCATTACATGGCATTTGCGACACTTGTGCTAagactatatcaaaacatctgctGTGAGATAACAcagaaacatgggaaaataggatcCGGGTTGAAAAAATACCCTTTAATGTTATAAGTAACACACTTTTCCTaatatgacaagtcaaaatgtctgctgtgaacgCAGTCCATAAGTAGTAGAACAGTGACACAGTTTTTATTGTGTTGGCTCTGTACTCTAGCACACTGGATTTGATGCTGACTTGCAGCTGTACGAGTGTTGAAGGGCTTTCACATCCATACTGTGTGAACATAGTAG is a window of Sebastes umbrosus isolate fSebUmb1 chromosome 11, fSebUmb1.pri, whole genome shotgun sequence DNA encoding:
- the LOC119496583 gene encoding uncharacterized protein LOC119496583; translated protein: MKKKKTFVCDETMIITIPIGSLRDAGDGQLMPENFQCVYKDSYKVFAIRGKPKPLGAAQAIAGVFIVTLGLIFTQTDYVIKIYTLPSFLFVVCGVLSYAAGQYPNIHVTKLSFSLNIISLFWSIAAVCICLIHLHVPPGYRMSQVHEGIKGLILTLLIVEKLIALFLIYWLSKAVCRQHFNTLPIILLKQGD
- the ptdss1a gene encoding phosphatidylserine synthase 1, whose product is MASVYSGSHTLDKDDVNYRMHFRMINEQQVEDITIEFFYRPHTITLLTCTVLSLMYFAFTRDDGNPDSNLWVGLILVISFFLVISVLAFPNGPFTRPHPAIWRIVFGLSVLYFLFLVLIIFLNWRQVKQLMYWLDSNLRYAKREADVMDYAVNCHVITWERIVSHFDIFAFSHFWGWGMKALLIRSYGLCWTISITWELTELFFMHLLPNFAECWWDQVILDILLCNGGGIWLGMTVCRFLEMRTYHWASIKDIHSTTGKIKRAALQFTPASWTYVRWLDPKSSLQRVMGVYLFMIIWQLTELNTFFLKHIFIFPASHALSWCRILFVGIITAPTVRQYYAYLTDTQCKRVGTQCWVFGAIAFLEALACIKFGQDLFSKTQILYVILWLLCLAFITFLCLFGMVWYAENYGPRQKSLSECEDSYYAEYADNEEVFKEETDEDDDSPTPRRRGKDSGKTESINGLDSQ